The Verrucomicrobiota bacterium genome has a window encoding:
- a CDS encoding cupin domain-containing protein, producing the protein MDVKNLNAVPAFITKDGSEIRELLAHRNSAIRNQSLAEARLPAGGSTQEHYHPRTEEIYYIIAGVGRIRIEGETRDVEAGDAIAIPPGQKHKLWNIGGETLKLLCCCAPAYEHTDTIITEK; encoded by the coding sequence ATGGACGTGAAAAACCTGAACGCCGTCCCTGCTTTCATCACCAAGGACGGCTCCGAGATTCGTGAGCTTCTGGCGCATCGCAACTCTGCCATCCGCAACCAAAGTCTCGCCGAGGCGCGCTTGCCCGCGGGCGGCAGCACTCAGGAACATTATCATCCGAGGACCGAGGAGATTTACTACATCATCGCCGGCGTGGGTCGCATTCGGATTGAAGGTGAAACTCGTGATGTCGAAGCCGGGGACGCGATTGCCATTCCGCCGGGCCAAAAGCACAAACTCTGGAACATCGGTGGGGAGACTTTGAAATTGTTGTGTTGTTGCGCGCCGGCTTACGAGCACACCGACACGATCATTACGGAGAAGTGA
- a CDS encoding YggS family pyridoxal phosphate-dependent enzyme, whose product MDLADSFTGVHERIKETCVRVGRDPASVTLLAVTKGQPLAVIRAAAETGQNLFGENRVQEAKAKIGECPGRLRWHMIGHLQSNKCRDAVELFDMIQSVDRLALAQEIDKWADKAAKTMPILLEVNIAGEASKFGYSPERLLAELNQNNALKNIEVHGLMTIAPWTPEPEKVRPVFRQLRELKEQCEQILGAPLPHLSMGMSGDFEVAIEEGATLIRLGTVLFGPRSQAAKAERNSQEA is encoded by the coding sequence ATGGACTTGGCAGACAGCTTCACTGGCGTTCACGAACGAATCAAAGAGACTTGCGTTCGTGTCGGGCGCGACCCCGCGTCCGTCACCTTGCTCGCGGTAACCAAGGGCCAGCCCTTGGCGGTGATTCGAGCGGCGGCGGAGACGGGACAAAATCTATTCGGGGAGAACCGCGTTCAAGAGGCAAAGGCGAAAATCGGCGAGTGCCCAGGCCGATTGCGCTGGCACATGATCGGCCACTTGCAGTCGAACAAGTGCCGCGATGCCGTGGAACTTTTCGATATGATCCAAAGCGTGGACCGCCTGGCGCTGGCGCAGGAAATTGACAAGTGGGCTGACAAAGCGGCCAAGACGATGCCGATCTTGCTGGAGGTGAATATCGCCGGTGAAGCGAGCAAGTTTGGTTATTCGCCCGAACGGTTGCTTGCCGAACTGAACCAGAACAACGCGTTGAAAAACATTGAAGTCCATGGCTTGATGACGATTGCTCCGTGGACGCCGGAGCCGGAAAAGGTGCGCCCGGTATTTCGCCAATTGCGCGAATTAAAGGAACAATGCGAACAAATCCTCGGCGCTCCATTGCCGCATCTCAGCATGGGCATGAGCGGCGATTTCGAGGTCGCCATTGAGGAAGGCGCCACGCTGATCCGTTTGGGGACGGTTTTATTTGGACCGCGTTCGCAGGCGGCCAAAGCAGAGCGAAATAGCCAGGAAGCATAA
- a CDS encoding YezD family protein, translated as MSSQTIDNKQKDPSRSRAEDAAQWIFDALQGIRFGSVEILIHEGQVVQLERRERIRLERQGRGGASD; from the coding sequence ATGTCTAGTCAAACGATAGACAATAAGCAAAAAGATCCTTCGCGCAGCCGGGCGGAAGATGCGGCGCAGTGGATCTTCGACGCATTGCAGGGTATTCGCTTTGGCTCGGTGGAGATTCTGATCCACGAGGGCCAGGTCGTGCAGCTTGAGCGGCGCGAGCGGATACGCCTGGAGCGGCAGGGCAGAGGCGGCGCTTCGGATTGA
- a CDS encoding porin → MRTKTSALLAALAAAVALNTGAAEQTTHGDEVILSRIRALEQELQSLKQTVKTQQTSAKEDTKVEELDQKIRVLERKQEIEQEQAAAKAKTTPILSVGEKGFSLQSGDGAFNLRLRSLVQADSRFYFDNGGVRNNDTFLIRRARIELTGTLFDKLDFRIMPDFAGTTPTLLDAWLDWKISPYFQVLAGKVKLPVGLERFQSRENNLLTEFGYPTSLVPNRDIGIALHGQVLNGALDYYVGAFNGTRDGGSTVVDSEDDKSVAAWLFATPFAKSDNAALKGLGFGIAGTYGNDEGTPSNFNTVGQQAFYRWRTGVANDGTTWRIVPQAYYFYGPFGLLGEYAISSQKVRSGTTLGTIQNQAWEVTASYVLTGEDATFRGVKPAKSVSFGEKRGWGAWQLVARVTELDIDDDAFPTFANPATSASRARSYGGGINWYLNQQVRISADYNWTALSGAALRDEHALITRVQFRY, encoded by the coding sequence ATGAGAACCAAGACAAGCGCGCTGCTGGCAGCCCTGGCGGCTGCCGTCGCGCTCAACACCGGTGCGGCGGAGCAAACTACTCACGGCGATGAGGTCATCCTGTCACGCATCCGGGCCCTGGAACAGGAGCTTCAAAGTCTGAAGCAAACAGTGAAGACCCAGCAGACATCGGCCAAAGAGGACACGAAAGTTGAAGAACTCGACCAGAAGATCCGCGTGTTGGAACGCAAGCAGGAAATCGAGCAGGAGCAGGCCGCCGCGAAGGCGAAGACCACTCCGATCCTCAGTGTGGGTGAGAAGGGGTTCTCGCTCCAAAGCGGCGATGGGGCCTTCAACCTTCGACTCCGGTCGCTCGTTCAGGCAGACAGCCGGTTTTATTTCGATAATGGCGGGGTCAGGAACAACGACACATTCCTGATCCGCCGGGCGCGCATTGAACTCACCGGCACGCTGTTCGATAAATTGGACTTCCGCATCATGCCGGATTTTGCAGGCACAACGCCCACGCTGTTGGATGCCTGGCTGGACTGGAAGATCAGTCCGTATTTCCAAGTGCTGGCTGGCAAAGTGAAACTGCCGGTCGGATTGGAGCGCTTTCAATCGCGCGAAAACAATCTGCTGACCGAGTTCGGCTACCCCACGAGCCTCGTCCCCAACCGTGATATTGGAATCGCGCTGCACGGACAAGTGCTGAACGGGGCGCTCGACTATTACGTGGGGGCTTTCAACGGGACGCGGGACGGCGGTAGCACCGTCGTCGATAGCGAAGATGACAAGAGTGTGGCAGCATGGCTGTTCGCCACTCCATTTGCTAAAAGTGATAACGCGGCGTTGAAAGGGCTGGGGTTTGGCATCGCCGGCACCTACGGCAACGACGAAGGCACGCCGTCGAATTTCAACACGGTGGGGCAACAAGCGTTTTATCGCTGGCGCACCGGCGTGGCGAACGACGGCACGACCTGGCGTATTGTGCCACAGGCCTACTACTTCTATGGCCCCTTCGGATTGTTGGGCGAATATGCGATTTCGTCGCAGAAGGTTCGGAGTGGTACCACTTTAGGAACGATCCAGAACCAAGCTTGGGAAGTGACCGCCTCCTACGTGCTGACTGGCGAGGATGCCACCTTTCGCGGCGTCAAACCCGCGAAGTCGGTCAGCTTCGGCGAGAAAAGAGGCTGGGGCGCGTGGCAGTTGGTGGCGCGGGTCACGGAACTGGACATCGACGACGATGCGTTCCCCACGTTTGCCAACCCGGCGACATCCGCCTCGCGTGCTCGAAGTTATGGCGGCGGCATCAACTGGTATCTGAACCAGCAGGTGCGCATCTCGGCAGACTACAACTGGACGGCCTTGAGCGGGGCGGCGTTGCGCGATGAACACGCCCTCATCACGCGCGTTCAATTTCGCTATTAA
- a CDS encoding Rrf2 family transcriptional regulator, with product MRLTKRGEYALRALIDLGIAREVGRPLLQIGELARKENIPVKFLEQILVELKAAGYLDSKRGKNGGYFIKQPMDTIKIGSVVREIEGPLAPIACVSQNFYERCSCPDEAHCGLRMLMLDVRNAIANILDGYTLAQTVEVTLRKLRRDKAPLPFASKGKSAT from the coding sequence ATGCGCTTAACGAAACGAGGTGAGTATGCCCTCCGAGCACTCATCGACCTGGGCATCGCACGCGAAGTCGGGCGTCCGCTGCTGCAGATCGGGGAATTGGCCAGAAAGGAAAACATTCCGGTAAAATTCCTGGAGCAGATTCTGGTGGAGTTGAAGGCGGCCGGCTATCTCGACAGCAAGCGCGGCAAAAACGGCGGTTACTTTATCAAACAACCGATGGACACGATCAAAATTGGAAGTGTGGTGCGCGAGATCGAAGGGCCGCTGGCGCCGATTGCCTGCGTCAGCCAGAACTTCTACGAACGCTGTTCCTGCCCCGACGAGGCGCATTGTGGATTGCGGATGTTGATGCTCGACGTGCGCAACGCCATCGCCAATATCCTCGATGGTTACACCTTGGCCCAAACCGTCGAGGTGACGCTCCGGAAACTGCGGCGCGACAAGGCGCCGTTGCCGTTTGCAAGCAAGGGAAAGTCCGCCACATGA
- a CDS encoding aliphatic sulfonate ABC transporter substrate-binding protein — translation MIKTFILGAALFAVTPSASAEKIILRVGHFPNITHAQGVIGHGLTRQGKGWFEERLGPEVEVQWFVYNAGPTAMEAIFARSIDITYVGPNPAINAHLKSRGDEIRIVAGACGGGAALVIHLDGPIKTDADFKGKKIATPQLGNTQDVAARAWLQSKGLRIKLTGGDALVVPTANPDQLSLFKKGDLDAVWTVEPWVSRLELEAKGKIYLEEKSLWPDGKYVTTHLVSSANFLLERRELLKKWIAAHVELTEWINKHPDEAKKIFNQEIKTETTKALPLTTLDSAWQRLELTHDPMRASLLKSAEDAHRIGFIKDKPDLTRIYDLRLLNDVLREKGLAEVK, via the coding sequence ATGATAAAAACATTCATTTTAGGGGCCGCGCTATTTGCCGTCACGCCCTCGGCGTCGGCGGAAAAGATCATCTTGCGTGTTGGGCATTTTCCGAACATCACCCACGCTCAAGGAGTCATCGGCCACGGATTGACGCGGCAAGGCAAAGGCTGGTTTGAAGAACGGCTAGGTCCAGAGGTGGAGGTGCAATGGTTTGTGTATAACGCCGGGCCGACGGCAATGGAGGCAATTTTTGCAAGGTCAATTGATATTACTTATGTCGGGCCGAACCCCGCAATCAACGCACACCTGAAATCGCGTGGAGACGAAATCCGGATCGTGGCTGGCGCGTGCGGCGGGGGCGCCGCTTTGGTCATTCATTTGGATGGTCCGATCAAGACGGACGCGGACTTCAAAGGCAAAAAGATCGCCACGCCGCAACTCGGCAACACCCAGGATGTCGCCGCGCGAGCGTGGTTGCAATCCAAAGGTCTCAGGATCAAGCTGACCGGCGGTGATGCGCTCGTGGTTCCCACCGCCAATCCCGATCAACTGTCCTTGTTCAAGAAAGGCGACCTTGACGCCGTCTGGACGGTTGAGCCGTGGGTCAGCCGCCTGGAGTTGGAGGCCAAAGGCAAAATTTATCTCGAGGAAAAAAGTTTGTGGCCGGACGGCAAATACGTGACCACCCATCTGGTCAGCAGCGCGAATTTTCTCCTGGAGCGGCGGGAGTTGCTCAAGAAATGGATTGCCGCCCATGTCGAGTTGACGGAGTGGATCAACAAGCATCCCGACGAAGCCAAGAAGATTTTCAATCAGGAAATCAAAACCGAAACCACCAAGGCGTTGCCACTAACGACCCTGGACAGCGCCTGGCAACGACTGGAACTGACACATGATCCCATGCGCGCCTCCTTGCTTAAATCCGCCGAGGACGCGCATCGCATCGGCTTCATCAAGGACAAGCCCGACCTGACACGCATCTACGATTTGAGGTTGCTCAACGACGTGCTCCGCGAAAAGGGATTGGCCGAAGTTAAATGA
- a CDS encoding ABC transporter ATP-binding protein: MNAIQDELQNVPPEKLVVDGVSKWFRTRRADVHALDNVSVNVKEGEFVCLVGASGCGKSTLLNIIAGLEQPDSGHVLADGKLVIGPGRERMMMFQESALFPWLDVMGNLMFSLKLKPKLSNKERREVAMFYLQLVGLEKFMHANIHELSGGMKQRVALARALAPNPRVLLMDEPFAALDALTREQLYGDIQQIWEQRRKTILFVTHNVREAACLGDRVVLFSPHPGQIKEEFSIDLPRPRDINSVELAKFSTSITRALKYHLKKSAGEEVE; the protein is encoded by the coding sequence ATGAACGCAATTCAGGACGAACTCCAAAACGTGCCGCCGGAAAAACTGGTGGTGGACGGCGTGTCGAAATGGTTTCGCACCCGCCGCGCCGACGTCCACGCGCTCGACAATGTGTCGGTGAACGTGAAGGAGGGCGAGTTCGTTTGTCTGGTCGGGGCATCCGGCTGCGGCAAATCCACGTTGCTCAACATCATCGCCGGCCTCGAACAACCCGACAGCGGACACGTGCTGGCCGATGGTAAACTGGTGATCGGGCCGGGCCGCGAACGCATGATGATGTTTCAGGAATCGGCGCTGTTCCCCTGGCTCGACGTGATGGGCAATTTGATGTTCAGTCTGAAATTGAAGCCGAAGCTGAGCAACAAGGAGCGGCGTGAGGTGGCGATGTTTTATCTTCAGTTGGTCGGGCTGGAAAAATTCATGCACGCCAACATCCATGAGTTGTCCGGCGGAATGAAACAGCGCGTCGCCCTGGCCCGCGCCCTCGCGCCCAACCCGCGCGTCCTGCTCATGGACGAACCGTTCGCCGCGCTCGACGCGTTGACTCGCGAGCAGCTTTACGGTGACATCCAGCAAATCTGGGAGCAACGGCGCAAGACCATCCTGTTCGTCACCCACAACGTGCGCGAAGCTGCCTGCCTGGGCGATCGGGTCGTTCTTTTTTCCCCGCATCCGGGCCAGATCAAGGAGGAATTTTCCATCGACTTGCCGCGCCCGCGCGACATCAACAGCGTGGAGCTGGCGAAGTTCTCAACCTCCATCACCCGCGCGCTGAAATACCACTTGAAAAAATCAGCGGGAGAGGAGGTTGAATGA
- a CDS encoding ABC transporter permease, which produces MKRWLTAFLVFACFVALWEWLVRSGMWSAVLVPSPVDVGSYLVKSIEDRTLLEASYVTLKRLFLGYAVGLIAGLPLGLLIARFKFFQDTLGLLALGFQTLPSVCWAPLALLWFGQTETAMFFIVIMGSLWSVVLATDNGVRNVPPIFARAAQTMGSRGFHTWLKVILPASLPFIVSGMKQGWAFAWRSLMAAEIYITILTGMGLGNLLHFGRELNAMDQVIGIMLIIVVIGLLADKILFSPVERFMHRRWGTAK; this is translated from the coding sequence ATGAAACGCTGGCTGACGGCATTTCTGGTCTTCGCCTGTTTCGTCGCCTTATGGGAATGGCTGGTCCGCTCGGGCATGTGGTCGGCGGTGCTCGTGCCGTCACCAGTGGATGTGGGCAGCTACTTGGTGAAATCAATCGAGGACCGGACACTCCTTGAAGCCAGCTATGTGACGCTCAAACGCTTGTTTCTTGGATACGCGGTGGGTTTGATCGCAGGTTTACCGCTGGGACTCTTGATTGCGCGCTTCAAATTTTTCCAGGACACACTGGGCCTGCTCGCGCTGGGATTTCAAACGCTACCCAGCGTGTGTTGGGCGCCGCTGGCGTTGCTCTGGTTCGGACAGACGGAGACGGCCATGTTTTTCATCGTTATCATGGGTTCGCTTTGGTCCGTGGTGCTGGCCACGGACAACGGAGTGCGCAACGTCCCGCCGATATTTGCGCGCGCGGCGCAGACGATGGGTTCGCGCGGCTTCCACACCTGGCTCAAGGTCATCCTGCCGGCGTCCCTGCCGTTCATCGTCAGCGGCATGAAACAAGGCTGGGCATTCGCGTGGCGTTCCTTGATGGCGGCGGAAATTTACATCACGATTCTCACGGGCATGGGGTTGGGAAATTTGCTGCACTTCGGACGCGAGCTGAATGCCATGGATCAAGTCATTGGCATCATGCTCATCATCGTCGTCATCGGGCTCCTTGCCGACAAAATTCTGTTCTCTCCGGTTGAACGTTTCATGCATCGGCGCTGGGGCACGGCAAAGTAA
- a CDS encoding EVE domain-containing protein: MSKNYWLVKSEPEAYLWATFVRDGKTAWTGVRNYQARNNLRAMTAGDRVLFYHSGEAKEIVGLGKVVKAAYPDPTAKEGDWVCVDLAPVKALVKPVSLVAIKADQQLKEMALVKNTRLSVQPVTGEQFNRVLELAATKI; the protein is encoded by the coding sequence ATGAGTAAGAATTATTGGCTGGTGAAATCCGAACCGGAAGCCTACTTGTGGGCGACCTTCGTCAGGGACGGCAAGACCGCCTGGACCGGCGTCCGCAATTACCAGGCGCGCAATAATCTTCGCGCAATGACAGCCGGCGACCGCGTGCTCTTCTACCATAGCGGCGAAGCGAAGGAAATCGTCGGTCTCGGCAAAGTCGTAAAAGCGGCGTATCCCGATCCGACGGCGAAGGAGGGCGACTGGGTTTGCGTGGACCTCGCGCCGGTGAAAGCGCTCGTCAAGCCTGTGTCGCTCGTGGCCATCAAAGCCGACCAGCAGCTCAAGGAAATGGCGCTGGTGAAAAACACGCGCCTCTCGGTGCAGCCGGTGACCGGGGAACAATTCAACCGCGTGCTCGAACTTGCAGCCACGAAAATCTGA
- a CDS encoding HAD family phosphatase produces MQPRKSDNDFRAVIFDMDGVVVDSEPRHERAFLEVVRELGYGQTHGVRWADWVGRSDHELWVDFVARHKPAQSLEQLLKLKRDRVLEIIRREEPIFAGLAELVEKLSRVCKLGLASGSERPVVEAVLSLQDLRRFFSATVTASEVKRGKPRPEIFLRTAGLLGVAPADCWVIEDSKPGVIAALAANMRVIAITNTHPAEELRQATLVVQTYAKIERLLLRK; encoded by the coding sequence TTGCAGCCACGAAAATCTGACAACGACTTCCGCGCCGTCATCTTCGACATGGACGGAGTGGTCGTGGACAGCGAACCGCGTCACGAACGCGCCTTTCTCGAAGTGGTCCGCGAACTCGGCTACGGCCAGACGCACGGTGTCAGGTGGGCAGACTGGGTGGGCCGTTCGGACCATGAGCTGTGGGTGGACTTCGTTGCCAGACACAAACCTGCGCAGTCGCTCGAACAATTGCTGAAGCTGAAGCGCGACCGCGTGCTGGAAATCATCCGGCGCGAAGAACCGATCTTCGCCGGCCTGGCTGAACTCGTGGAAAAACTGTCACGCGTTTGCAAGCTGGGTCTGGCTTCCGGTTCGGAGCGACCAGTGGTTGAAGCCGTCCTGTCGCTTCAAGACCTGCGGCGCTTTTTTTCCGCCACCGTGACCGCTTCGGAAGTCAAACGTGGCAAACCGCGCCCGGAGATTTTTCTGCGCACCGCCGGGTTGCTGGGCGTTGCCCCGGCAGACTGCTGGGTCATCGAGGATTCCAAACCCGGTGTTATCGCCGCGCTCGCTGCCAATATGCGCGTCATCGCCATCACCAACACGCATCCCGCGGAGGAACTGCGGCAGGCGACGCTGGTCGTGCAGACCTACGCGAAGATAGAGCGGCTGTTGCTACGAAAATAA